In the genome of Neodiprion pinetum isolate iyNeoPine1 chromosome 2, iyNeoPine1.2, whole genome shotgun sequence, one region contains:
- the LOC124211930 gene encoding prestin isoform X2 codes for MADIGPEVTVRRPVYQLNELQRVCDYTKPRTPIGKAVSKKCRSFSLGDFLRRTIPLTNWLPKYGWRREISGDLVAGVTVAVMHIPQGMAYAILGNVSPVIGIYMAFFPVLVYLFLGTSKHNSMGSFALVCLMTGKIVARHSSPGPTAGNATAVDLSFPEGSGCYSSTEVATAITFTVAVIQLSMHFCRLGVISTLLSDTLVSGFTTAAAIHVLTSQIKDLLGLKLPSRTGIFKIVMTYVDIFSYIENLNITATILSAVTIILLTFNNEVLKVLLAKKCTIPIPIEMIAVLAGTILSTQLNLADGYGVTTVGNIPVGLPPPTLPPLELVPIVLVDSFVITMVSYTISMSMALIFAQRNNYEVDANQELLAQGSGNLVGSFFSCMPFTASLSRSMIQETVGGRSQLASLVSCGLLLCVLLWVGPFFEPLPRCVLASIIVVALKGMLLQVRQFRKFWCLSRVDAAVWMTTFLTVVFLDIEYGLLAGMIVSLVSLLILSMRPYVCRMGLVPGTEIYLDVKRYRGTVELPGVKMLHYCGGLNFASRHLFRNEAYKIAGVVPQKELIKRSKIAAKETTKIEKTEQKGYVNGGFDEEHADGFSSTAPSILKVLILDLSALTYVDPAGVGTLRNIIDEFETIQVAVYITGCSGPVYETMRKCNTAERKEGHYFTMFPTIGDAVNFALHERSFTLTSARDSSLIQTHEIHPDEDECCSSRL; via the exons ATGGCGGACATCGGCCCGGAAGTCACCGTTAGAAGGCCCGTTTATCAGCTCAACGAACTGCAGCGCGTCTGCGATTACACGAAGCCCAGAACACCGA tCGGTAAAGCAGTCTCGAAGAAGTGCCGGAGCTTCAGCCTCGGCGATTTTTTACGCCGGACGATTCCTCTGACCAATTGGCTCCCGAAATACGGATGGAGACGCGAAATATCCGGCGATCTTGTCGCTGGCGTCACCGTCGCCGTTATGCACATTCCGCAGGGTATGGCCTACGCCATATTGGGAAACGTGTCTCCGGTGATCGGTATCTACATGGCCTTCTTCCCGGTCTTGGTCTACCTCTTCCTCGGCACGTCGAAGCACAACTCGATGG GTTCGTTTGCCCTGGTCTGCCTGATGACCGGTAAGATCGTCGCTCGGCACAGTTCACCGGGACCTACAGCCGGAAATGCAACCGCCGTAGATTTGTCTTTTCCCGAGGGAAGCGGCTGCTATTCATCGACGGAAGTGGCAACCGCGATCACTTTCACAGTTGCCGTTATCCAG CTCAGCATGCACTTTTGTCGACTTGGCGTCATTTCCACCCTGCTTTCGGACACTTTGGTCAGCGGGTTCACCACTGCGGCAGCCATCCACGTCCTCACGTCACAGATCAAGGATCTGTTGGGACTGAAGCTACCCAGCCGAACGGGTATCTTCAAAATCGTCATG ACCTACGTCGACATCTTCAGCTACATTGAAAACCTAAACATCACCGCGACCATTCTGTCCGCAGTCACGATCATCCTTTTAACGTTCAACAACGAAGTGTTGAAG GTTTTGCTGGCGAAAAAGTGCACGATTCCCATACCGATCGAAATGATAGCAGTTCTCGCTGGCACGATTCTCTCCACTCAGTTGAATCTGGCCGACGGTTACGGCGTTACGACAGTCGGGAACATCCCAGTCGG ATTACCACCGCCGACTTTGCCGCCACTGGAACTCGTTCCTATAGTTTTGGTCGACAGCTTCGTTATAACCATGGTTTCTTACACCATATCGATGTCCATGGCTTTGATATTTGCTCAGAGGAACAATTACGAGGTTGATGCAAACCAAGAACTCCTGGCTCAA GGTTCGGGTAACCTGGTGGGTTCCTTTTTCTCCTGTATGCCGTTCACAGCCTCGCTGTCAAGATCAATGATCCAGGAAACGGTCGGGGGTCGAAGTCAACTGGCCTCTTTAGTGTCTTGCGGTCTGTTGCTCTGCGTGCTGCTCTGGGTCGGTCCGTTTTTCGAGCCGCTTCCTAGG TGCGTTTTGGCGAGCATCATCGTCGTCGCGCTCAAAGGAATGCTGCTGCAAGTCAGGCAGTTCCGGAAGTTCTGGTGCCTCTCTCGGGTCGACGCTGCCGTTTGGATGACCACCTTCCTCACGGTCGTCTTCCTCGACATTGAGTACGGGCTTTTGGCAGGTATGATCGTGTCGTTGGTTTCGTTACTCATTCTATCGATGCGGCCTTACGTGTGCAGGATGGGCCTGGTACCCGGAACCGAGATTTACCTCGACGTCAAGCGTTACAGAGGA ACAGTCGAGTTGCCTGGGGTAAAAATGCTCCACTATTGCGGTGGGCTGAACTTCGCTTCCCGCCATCTTTTCCGAAACGAGGCTTACAAGATCGCCGGGGTTGTGCCTCAGAAGGAACTGATAAAGCGGTCGAAAATCGCGGCCAAAGAGACGACGAAGATCGAAAAAACCGAGCAA AAGGGGTACGTCAACGGAGGATTTGACGAGGAACATGCCGACGGATTTTCGAGTACCGCCCCGAGTATC ttGAAAGTCTTGATATTGGATCTCTCGGCGTTGACTTACGTCGATCCAGCCGGCGTTGGAACGCTTCGCAACATCATCGACGAGTTCGAGACAATACAGGTCGCGGTTTATATAACCGGATGTTCTG GTCCCGTCTACGAAACGATGAGAAAGTGCAACACTGCCGAGAGAAAGGAGGGTCACTACTTCACAATGTTTCCGACGATCGGGGACGCGGTGAACTTCGCACTTCACGAGAGATCCTTCACTCTGACCTCGGCACGCGATTCCTCGCTGATCCAGACCCACGAGATTCATCCAGACGAGGACGAATGCTGCTCGAGCAGATTATGA